TCAAAGCCATCTAACACGGTAACAAGAAATAAAAGGGAAGAAGGTACGAGGCTCATAACCTCGTGCCTTCGTTTTGTATTTAGCACTTAAATCGAATATTTTTGCAAGTTCAAAGAAAATTCCTACCTTTGTTTTTGACAAGGGTTATTTGACAAGATGATTACGCAAAGTAGCGAATTTCGCACATTCTCCAAATCGTTACTAAAACCCCTGTAAAATCTTCTTAAAAGTCTGTTTGTCAGATTGATATATTTATCAACTGATTTATTAAAATATATTTTAATTAAATATCAAATTATATATTAAAAAATAATACGTGAAGTTCAGTATGTCCATAATGATATTTCGATTGTTTATTTCATTATAAATATATTGAATTTCAGCAAAATACACAAATGTCTTTGTATAAATTTTACGCATGATTTATTCGTGTTATGTTAAAAATATTAACGGACGTTATACGGATAATCATATTTGCAAATTATTCTCGTTGTTATATTGAAAACCATCTCCGCTAATTGGTGAGGAGTACTCTGCGTTTTCCGATGGTTTACGCCTAACTTTTTACGCTTCGTGTCGGCACGAATTTCTTTCGACTGATCCTCGTCCTCGGTTTTTTGGCTATGGGCTGGATTTCGGCAGACACTTCGGCTTTAGGCTTCCGCCCCCGCCTTTTTGGAGGCACTACCTGCAGGCAGTCTATGGCTTTCAGCCGCTCGTATTCCTCGCGCAACTCGTCGATGATCCGTCGGTTGTTGCTTGCAATACAATCGCGCAGGAGTTTTACATCTTCGCGGCTGAATCCGTAATGTTTAATCGTTTCGCGCGTCAGTTCGAAGGGCGCGTTTTCCAGAACCGCCCGACGGCACAGGTAAGCCAACAAATGCGGATATTCCGTTACGAAAATTTCTACCGTCAGCTCCTTGCGGCTCGTAGCGCAGAAACGCTCCTCCCCGTTGAAAGGGTTCTCCATCAATTCCCATTCGGGAAACTTCGTGGCCCATTGCTCGCGAAAAAAATAGGCATTGAAATTAACCCGGAAAGAATCGATGCGGCTGTCGAAGTTTTCGTAATTGTCGTTAAACTCCGCAACTGAAAATGTCTTTTCGTCGGGATGGCTTTCTTCATCGTCCAGCGTAATCCAAAATACCGATTTCGGAGCACCGCACAAGATTGCATAGACAAAATGCGCCTTCTTTTTCAGATCATCGAAAAATTGCCGGATGTCGCTTTTGCGGATGTCGCAATCCAAACAGTCTTGAAGCAGATTCCCCAGCGTATAGGATTTTTGTGGCATGGTTCAGTAGTTATGGGTTTATAGAACAATTCTTAAACGTACGCAAAGGTTATAGGCACTTCGAGAATACAAAATAAAGGGACGACCGAATTGTAATTGCAATAAAATAACGATTGTCTGTTAACTAATCGTGGTTGGTCATCCCTTTTTCTATTAAAAAGACAATGCCAAATACGTTAGGCGATGGTTGTGTGACAGTGATGATGTAAGTCCGTATCGAGTTTCGGCATTGCATTTAACAAATATCTTAAATTATTGTGAGAATACAAAATATATCGTAAAAAAACAGGTGCGGAAACAGTAAAGTCAGTAGTGGGAAAATATGAAGCTAAGATTCGAGTATCCCGCACCCGTTATCGTAAAATTGAAGTATCGAAAAAGAGGGGCGGTAACGGACTGGTACGCCTCACACCACGATAAACGAAAAAGAGCATCCTTCGGCTTATCGTTTCCGTCCGCCCCTCGGCTTCCGAAACGCGGGCCTATGGAGGCAGGAGATTTCGGAAGCATTGTTACAGAAGAAGCAGGAACCGCAACGGACTTACTTGACATGATAGCTACATCACTTCCCTTGTCACTCTCTTTTTTAGCGGTTCCTGCATGATGAAAAACGGGTGCGGGACTGTCGATGAAAAAAATAGTGACGCAACTTCGACATGAAGAATTCCAATGTCCCGCACCCAGTTCGGAGAACGGCCCGCCGTTACCAGATTTAGGTGCCTTTAAAGCGGGATTATTATCGACGGCGAGCGTTCTCGTTACAGCGAATGACGGCGCCCCACCCCGCACCGACCGAGGGTCGGCGGAACGTGATTCTTTCCGATTGGGAGTATATGGCCGTAACATCGTATTATTAAGGGTTCGTTATTAAAATCCTCGTTCCGGCCTAAACACATAAAAAAGCACGGAACGCAGGTACAGCCCCAACGGTCGGCCTTGCGAGCCTTGGATTGGTAACTGCCCTTACGCCCGTGCCCGCCCACGGCACAAAGCCGCAGGCATGACAAGGGTTTCAGACAAATTTTACACCAATCCTAAAACCTATTATATCGCTATAATAGTCGCAAGTTTACCGCTGGTATAAAGGTTGTCCTAACCTTATGAATATGTTACGGCTATGGCGCCGTTTTCATCCGCAAAGGTAACATATCTTTTTCAATTTTAGTTATGCGACCCGACTGATGCCATAAAAGAATGACGAAACGTGAACCCGGCTCTGAAGAACCCCGCTGTCCTTTACAAGAAAGGTATGCGGCTTGCGTTACTTACGCTGCGTAGGTCGTAGGAAACCCGTCTGACTTCGTAACACAAGAGGCCCACGCCCGTCAGGTGTAGTTGCCTTAAATGTACTGCCCCGTCAAGGCGTGGTACGACCCGACAAGGACTCTCTTGTTGCCGCAGACTGTAAATTTCCTACGTTTACGCAAACAGCAACGCGATTCACGCCTTTACAGCGGATCGCTTGTCCCAAAGGTAGCACAAAAAATTCGAATCCGCAATATGTTGCGGGCACTTTTTGTGCCGTAGGGTTTATGCCGCCCGAATAGCCCATGTTCTGGCTTTAACGGAATACGCCGTCCTAAAACAACAACGGGACGGCCTTTGGGTTCCGTCCCGCTCGTGGTTACATCTTCATCCCGCGCCTTTGCTCCGTTTGTTCGATGTCAATTCCTATCCGCTCGTAAAACTCCTTTCGTTGCTGTCTGAACCACTCGTCGCAGTCCTTTCCGTTTATGGTGAACTGGAACCCGCTCGGCCCGTCCTTGTCGGGTTTGAATTGGAGAATGACATCGTTCGCCCGAAACGTATGATTATACCTTATCGAATGCAGCTCGCCCGTATATCTGTAAGGTTGCATCGTAAACAACGCTTTGGTCCGCTCCTTGTCCAACCCGACATCCTTGCAGTAATTTTCCCATTTCAACAGCCCCTTTACATAGGGACACAACTCATCGACACGCATCAAGGCTTTTATGACTTGTTGTGCTTCCTGTTTAAGGTTGGCCACCTCTTTATCGTGTCCGGCCTGCATGGTCTTGATCTCTTGTTGCAGTTGCCCGATGCACTTATCCTTGTCGGCAATTACCCCTTGCAAATCTGCAATCTGTTTTTCATACCTCGCGGGCTTGGGGTCGTGGAACAACGCTCCGATCCTTTCTACGGCTTTCGTCGTGGCATTCACGGCCACGCCTTTGAGTTTGTCGGTCTTGATCTCCCATCGGGTCTGCGCCAACTCCGTTTCGGCTTTTGCCAGTTCTTCTTTCTTCTTCCGCCGCTGTTCGTCGATAGCGTTGCAGTCTGTCTGTGCGGCTCGTTGCTGTGCTTGGAGTGCGGCAATGTCTACCGTCAGCGTTTCTTTTTGTCCGATCATCGCTTCGATCTGTTCGGCCATTTCATTTTTACGGACGAACACCTCGCGGTAATACTGCTGCGTGGATATATGTTTGGCTTCCGAACCGTCGATGCCGCGTTGCAGTCCGTATTTGGCCATCGCTTCGGCATAGGTGGTCTGATAGGCTTTGAGTTTGTCCCGTGCCATCACATCGTCGGCACATAGGCGCGGGCGGTCTTTCTTAGTGCGGTAGGTTCTCTTTCCGCTTTGGGCGTTCTTCTCCCGCTCCAGCTTAGCCTTTCTGCGTTCGCCCCGTGTGATCGGCACGACGGTCGCGTGGATATGCGGCGTCTTCTCGTCCAGATGCAGGACTGCCGACACGACGTTCTCTTTTCCGAAGGTCTTTTGCAGCCAGCCGCAGGAATCCTTGGCCCATGCGTCCAACTGTCCGGCCTGCCGGATGCGCTTCATATCTTCGGGGCTTCCGGAGAGCATGACACGCAGGGCCCTCACTTGGTTCTTTCCGATCTTGCGTTCCAGTCCGGCGTTATCCAGCCGGTGCTGGATCGCTTCGGTGCGGTTGGTAACATCTTTGGGAAATTCGATTAACTCTTGGTTCAGGTAGGTAAGTGTCGTTATGACGTTGGCGGGTGTTATTCTCCGCTCGACGTGTCCCGACATGGCGGCATCCGTTCCGGCCGCCTTTTCGATATGCAATACGACATAGCCCATAGCGGTATAATTTTAGGTAGTTGATAATTCGGTTGTAGTCAGACAAGGATTCGGAATTGTCCCGGCGGTTGAACCGAGGAACGAATATCCGCCATCCGGGGTGTCCAGAGGGGCGACAGCCCCTTTGGCCTATTGGGGCATTTTCAGCGTTGCGGAGCAATGCGGAGAGAAAAATGCCCTAATAGGCTATGCCTTTTGTAAAAAGGCGCGGGCGCGAAGCGGCCGATCTGTGGGCGACGGTGCCGCCGTGGTGTCCGTCAGCAGGGGAGCCGATGAAAGAGAACCGACGGCCCGCAAGCCCGTGCCCCTGTGCGCCCTTCGGGATCCTCCATAAATCCCGAAGGGCGCACAAGGGCCAAAGGGCTGTTACTCCGCCAGTCGGTATTTGTCGCCCAAACGCTCGGTAAGCGCCGACATGTCGCGGCTGATCTTTTCATTGGTGATCTTCGCGTAAATTTGGGTGGTCTTGATATTCGTATGACCTAACAGGCGGCTGACGGTTTCGATAGGCATACCCTGCGAGAGCGTGATAGTCGTGGCGAAGGTATGGCGGGCGAGGTGGAAGGTGAGTTTGTTTTTAATGCCGCATTGCTTGCCGATCTCGCGCAGGATGTCGTTGCAATGGCAGTTGCACGGCATATAAAAGACATGGTTGTCGAGCCGCTGATCCGCGTATTTCTCGATGATGCGTTTGGGAATATCCAGCAGGCGGATACGGCTTTCGGTATTGGTTTTCTTACGTCGCGTGATGATCCACAGGTTACCGTCGAACATAGTTTGAAGGTTGTCCGTGGTCAGCCCTTTCACGTCGGCATAAGCCAGCCCCGTGAAGATGGAGAAGACGAACAGATCGCGGATGCGGGCATGCGCCTTGTTGGCCGTTTTATAGTTCATCACGGCCTTGATCTCCTCTTGCGAGAGATAACCCCTGTCCACGCTTTCGGGAGAGTTGATATAGCCCGAAAACGGGTTGAACGGCAGGCGCCCGTCGTTGCGGGCAATGGCGACGATATGTTTCAAGACGATCATGTAGCCCCACACGGTATTTGTGCGGCATTTCTTCTCCGTGCGCAGGAAATACTCGAAATCGTTGATAAAGGTAAGGTTCAGTTCTTTCAGCGGGATGTCCTCCCGGTGGTAGGTATGGGCGAGGAACTCCCGCACACGCTTACACACGCAGCAGTACTTTTTCCACGTGGCGATCTCACGACTGAAACCCACCTTTTTCCGGTATTCGACATTGTGCTGTTCGAAGAGTTTCAACAGCGTTTCCTGCTTTACTCCGATACCGAGGTAGGCATCCCGCAGTTTGGCGGCCGTGACATAGCCGTCCGACTGCATCAACTCCTGATAGCGGCGGTTCACCTCGACGCGGATTTTATCGACGGCAAGATTGATTTGCATGGCCTCGACGCTCTTGCCCGTCGCCCGGCCGTTCTTGACATCCCATAAACGCGGAGGAACGTCCATTTTGCAACTGAATTGTTTGACCTCGCCATCTACTGTAAGACGGCACATCAAAGGCAGATCGCCGTTGGGGCGGGCGCTGCCTTTCTTCACGTAAAATAAGACCCGAAACGTGCTTCGCATAATAAACCCGATTTTTGGTTACAAAATTAATGTCTGTCGGGCCGTTTGTCAAGATGAAGAATAACGCAAGTAGCAGTAAAAGAATGCGTTACAAACAAAATTCAAAGCAAGTACCGCGTAATGATCTGGTAACGATTCTTATTCAGCAATAGGCCGTAAAACCGCTTCGAACGAATTTCTGTATAACGCAAATCAATGCGCTATTGATTATAAACCAGCACCTTAAGCCATTCGTTGCGTTGTCCTGCTAATCTCTTGAAAGTTTATTTTATCTACAAGGTTTCCTACGACCTCATCAACTAAAGTAAGTTTTCGGCACCACGCTTTCTGTTTAATTAAATCAAGCAATTAACCGTCGCGGTGGTGCGTAGCGACAAATAAAACTTATTACAACTATGAAAAAGTTGTTTATTATTGTGGCCGCTATGTTTGTGGCTGTTTCTTTCTCGGCTTGTTCCGATGATAAGGATGAAGCGTCCATTGTCGGAGAATGGCAATTAACCCATTCTGTCGGTTACGTAATTGAGGCAGGAGAACAGTATGATTTCGACAAGACATTTCCCGACGATGGTTACTACACAGGGTACATTTTCAATGAAGATGGCAAGGGAACGTATTATGCAACATATACCAATTCCACCACTCCCGAAGAATCAACCCCTATTACCTACTCTATTTCGGGAAAGACGTTAACAATAACTGCATCGGGCGATACGCAGACCTTTGAAATTAAAGAACTATCCTTTGCAAAACTCGTTTTATATGAGAATAATTTAGATGCAGAATATGTTGAAACAAACACCTATAAAAGGGTAAAGTATTCGCATAATTAAGGACAGACTTGGAAAGACGGTCTATATTATACCGCTCTGTCCAAGTTTGTCCTTTCTATATTTTAGGTTGAGTGGTTAAAAGAAGCTATATAAGTATCAGTAATTGGCAAAATTTCGCTATCTTTGAAATAACTACTTAATAACTCCTTTCTACTATGAAAAAACAATTTATCCTCCTAATCTGTGTGTTGAGTGGTTATATCGGTTATGCTCAACAAGGCATTGATGTTTTAGATTTTATAAAAAATGCTCCTTGGGATTTAACAAAATCCGAGATAGATGCTAAATATGAAAACTACAAATTTGAACTTGCGGATTCAGTTAAGACATTAATCCCTAACAATTTTATAACTCTTGGCGATAATATTTTTAGTGGATTCCAATTAGGGAAATATAATGGATTTACTTGTTATATGACAGATGGAAATACAGGTAAACCTCGCATGTTTATCATATTTGTTGATCCAACTCAAACAGTTGATACTGACGAAAAAGAATTAATACAATATACTGATTCATTATTATATGCAAAGTTGGGAGAGCCTTTCCAAAAACAAGAAAACTATACAACAGATGACGGAGACAGGGGAGTAATGAGATTTTGGACAGACCAAACTACAGCCATTATTTCTACGGTGGTCAGATACAATAGCCAGCCAGAAAAGCCATTAGTGTATCTTATTACTTTGGTGAACGCAGATGACGGTTCAAATGACTTTAGGATTGCAAGATGGGGAGATTCAATGTCGCAAATTATTGATAGGGAAGGACGCAAAAACGAATGGACAGGACAAGAGATAAATCCCAATGTTTACTCATTCAGTTCAAGTATAGCGAATAAATTATGTGATGTCCTTTACTTTTTTACAACTAATGACAAACTAACTCGGTCAAAATATTACTTCACAAATGTTTCGACAGATGGTTGTATAAGTGATTATAAAGAATTGGTATCTTTACTTTCTGAAAAATATGGAGAACCTATTGCTCAATCAAGGGAATGGGCTGATCCATCGTATGAGAAAACTTGTAAAGAAGAAGGTTATGAGGTATATATGGGACGTTTAAGTTATTATACTTATTGGACAACTATACGTTCTCGAATTATTATTTCCTTAAAAGGTGGAGATAGTTTAATAAATTTGGCAATCGAATATTCAAGTTCCATACATGAACAAGAAGCCAAAGAAGATAGATTGAGAGGATTATAAAACTAATTATAAGTTTGTGTATAAAATATCTGCCATCAGAACGATGGCAGATATTGTTTTATATTACTTGTATATTTCATAAATTTTTCGTATATTTACATCATAATCAAAGATTTAATCACAATATAAATTTTAGCTAAAATGAAAAGAAAAACACCAAGTATTGATTGAAAAACGGGCACAGAGACTATCGATGATGTACAAATATCGTATATCGCCAAAGGGGTATCTTATGATAATGACAGCGGCGTTTGCCTGTTCGTAGGACGTAGAACTGATGACCCCACACCACGAGAGTTTCACTATATCTTTGAACTCGACATCGACCCTACGAAAGATATGACCATCTGTTTTCAGAAACGAGGTCGTTATATGGCAGGATTCTCCTATCTGCTAAATCCAAAAGCCGTAGAGGAGGGTTGTCTCGCCATTATATTACCTAACATGGTAGATATTCCCAAGTCCAACTGTATGCTCAATCTTTTTGAAGCCCATATTAAGAGCGATACGGTCGTATTCGACTATACGACAAAAGAGGGCAAACAGAACGTATTCAAATTCCCACTCACGGGTTTCAACGAGAAATATTTAGAGCAGTTCATATAAAAGATACGAGGACAGACTTTGACAAGGGGTCTATAATTAGACCGTTTGAGAATGTTTGTCCTTACTTTTTCAACTAATAACAAAGCAACATACACTCTCTTAAAAGGAGAGAGCAGGGAGGAGGGGAAAATTTCCCGCGCGTTTTTCTCAACTGATACGAGGACAGACTTTGCAAAGGGGTCTTAAATATACCCCTATTGCAATGTTTGTCCTCTTTCACTCAAATATAAGATTGTCAATTAATTCACTATTGTTTAACCAGCATTGGCTTTATGCAAATGTGTAAACCAGCGTGTAAACCGAACGAGCAGCCAGCGAAAAAAGATTTCCCAAAATGAAGCGAGGACTTGCAGGAATGATTTATTTATCATACATTTGCACTCGCAATTCAGCAAAAGGGGAGCTTAGCTCAGCTGGTTCAGAGCGTCTGCCTTACAAGCAGAGGGTCGGGGGTTCGAATCCCTCAGCTCCCACGACAGAGACCATCCAAAACAGGATGGTTTTTTATGCCGGGAGCATAGCTCAGTTGGTTTAGAGCGCCTGCTCGACAAGCAGGAGGTCTGCGGTTCAAATCCGCATGTTCCCACCAATGAAAATCAGACAGTTGCAGAAATGCAGCTGTCTTTTTTTATATGCGCTGTTTTCGTGGTTTACCACCGTTTTTAGCTGTTGAGTTAAACCGAGAGTTAAACCACAAACTCGCATGGCAACAGGTGTCAGCATTCTATGCTACAAGTCGAAAACGCTTGCAAACGGAGCGCATCCGTTGATGATTCGTCTCTGTAAAGACGGAAAAAAGAAATACGTCAGTCTTGGCGTAGCGGTTTTACCTCAATTCTGGGATTTCGAGAAGAATAAGCCCAAACGAAACTGTCCCAATAAAATAGTGATTGACAAACTGATTGCTTCGAAAATGGCGGAGTACAACGTATTGGTTGTCGATATGATGGCTGAACGCAAAGAGTATACCCCTCGATCGTTGGCACAGGCTGTTGAACAAAAGACCCAAGGGCGAACTGTTGCGGAAATGTACGGCAGGTTGTTTGCGGAGATGAAGAAGATGGAGAGGCTGGGTAATTTGGCGGTCTATAAATACTCCTTTAATTCGTTGATGAGTTACACGCGTAATAAACTCGATATTCCCTTTCGAGAGATTGATTGTGTGTGGCTGAAAAGATATGAAGAGTGGTTGCACGCCAGAGGATGTAAAGACACCACGATAAGCCAACTGTTTCGAACGCTCCGTAGCGTCTTCAATAAAGCCATAGAGCAGGACGTTATCAAGCAGGACGCATACCCGTTTAATAGATTCAAAATAAACAAGTTTGATATTCATACAGAGAAACGGTCGATTTCCAAGGAGGAGGTGCAAAGAATCCTCGCACTCGAACTTTCCGATTCTGGCTTTTATATGGGACTTGCAAAGGATTTATTTCTGTTCAGCTATTTTGGTGCAGGAATAAATTTCTCGGATATTGCATTGCTCCGCTTCTGCAATTTGAAGGATGGTAGGGTTTGCTATGTAAGGAAAAAGACAGGCAAGTCGATAAGTTTCCCACTGAATGACATTTCAGCTAAAATCGTAGAAAAGTATGCCAGTCCGTTTGGAAATGATCGCGATTATATTTTTCCAATTCTCGATGCTGCCGTACATAGGACTGAACAGCAGAAACGTGACCGTATCCGTAAGTGCCGCCGCGCGGGTCAGGATGATGTTGTTCTGACGGATGATGTAGGTGATGCCGGTTCCGCGCAGGGCTTCGTCGAGCAGCTGGGAAACCGATTTCGTCGATTTGGCGATTTTTACGGGGACGTTGTCCGCCAGGTTGCCCTGGTAGGAGATCCGGTAGGAGGTCTGCGATTCGATCTCCTGAATCAGTCCTTTCAGGCTGGTTACGTTTTCAACGCGGACCGAAGTCTGCTGGGGCGACGGCGCCGCCTGCATTTCCCCCCCCCACGGAATAAGGAGTGTCAGGCATGCTGCCAGTAGATACCAGGCATGCCGCATACGGAGTAACTTTTGTTTCATAGAGGTTTGGTTAAGATTGGATTATTTGTGAATGGTGATTTTTTCGCCGTTGCGGTTGAAACGGGTGTTCGTCGAAAGCGTCAGCACTTCGAGGATATGGTCGATCGGCATGTTGAAGTCGAGCGTTCCGGTAAACTGGATGTTTTTGAGCGCCTCGCTGCGGAAGGCGACGCCGATGCCGTAGAAATCCTCGATCACCCCGGCGATTTGCGCCAGGT
This Alistipes shahii WAL 8301 DNA region includes the following protein-coding sequences:
- a CDS encoding site-specific integrase, which produces MATGVSILCYKSKTLANGAHPLMIRLCKDGKKKYVSLGVAVLPQFWDFEKNKPKRNCPNKIVIDKLIASKMAEYNVLVVDMMAERKEYTPRSLAQAVEQKTQGRTVAEMYGRLFAEMKKMERLGNLAVYKYSFNSLMSYTRNKLDIPFREIDCVWLKRYEEWLHARGCKDTTISQLFRTLRSVFNKAIEQDVIKQDAYPFNRFKINKFDIHTEKRSISKEEVQRILALELSDSGFYMGLAKDLFLFSYFGAGINFSDIALLRFCNLKDGRVCYVRKKTGKSISFPLNDISAKIVEKYASPFGNDRDYIFPILDAAVHRTEQQKRDRIRKCRRAGQDDVVLTDDVGDAGSAQGFVEQLGNRFRRFGDFYGDVVRQVALVGDPVGGLRFDLLNQSFQAGYVFNADRSLLGRRRRLHFPPPRNKECQACCQ
- a CDS encoding site-specific integrase, translating into MRSTFRVLFYVKKGSARPNGDLPLMCRLTVDGEVKQFSCKMDVPPRLWDVKNGRATGKSVEAMQINLAVDKIRVEVNRRYQELMQSDGYVTAAKLRDAYLGIGVKQETLLKLFEQHNVEYRKKVGFSREIATWKKYCCVCKRVREFLAHTYHREDIPLKELNLTFINDFEYFLRTEKKCRTNTVWGYMIVLKHIVAIARNDGRLPFNPFSGYINSPESVDRGYLSQEEIKAVMNYKTANKAHARIRDLFVFSIFTGLAYADVKGLTTDNLQTMFDGNLWIITRRKKTNTESRIRLLDIPKRIIEKYADQRLDNHVFYMPCNCHCNDILREIGKQCGIKNKLTFHLARHTFATTITLSQGMPIETVSRLLGHTNIKTTQIYAKITNEKISRDMSALTERLGDKYRLAE
- the mobV gene encoding MobV family relaxase, whose protein sequence is MGYVVLHIEKAAGTDAAMSGHVERRITPANVITTLTYLNQELIEFPKDVTNRTEAIQHRLDNAGLERKIGKNQVRALRVMLSGSPEDMKRIRQAGQLDAWAKDSCGWLQKTFGKENVVSAVLHLDEKTPHIHATVVPITRGERRKAKLEREKNAQSGKRTYRTKKDRPRLCADDVMARDKLKAYQTTYAEAMAKYGLQRGIDGSEAKHISTQQYYREVFVRKNEMAEQIEAMIGQKETLTVDIAALQAQQRAAQTDCNAIDEQRRKKKEELAKAETELAQTRWEIKTDKLKGVAVNATTKAVERIGALFHDPKPARYEKQIADLQGVIADKDKCIGQLQQEIKTMQAGHDKEVANLKQEAQQVIKALMRVDELCPYVKGLLKWENYCKDVGLDKERTKALFTMQPYRYTGELHSIRYNHTFRANDVILQFKPDKDGPSGFQFTINGKDCDEWFRQQRKEFYERIGIDIEQTEQRRGMKM
- a CDS encoding lipocalin family protein, with amino-acid sequence MKKLFIIVAAMFVAVSFSACSDDKDEASIVGEWQLTHSVGYVIEAGEQYDFDKTFPDDGYYTGYIFNEDGKGTYYATYTNSTTPEESTPITYSISGKTLTITASGDTQTFEIKELSFAKLVLYENNLDAEYVETNTYKRVKYSHN